Proteins encoded in a region of the Corvus hawaiiensis isolate bCorHaw1 chromosome 31, bCorHaw1.pri.cur, whole genome shotgun sequence genome:
- the LOC125318785 gene encoding class I histocompatibility antigen, F10 alpha chain-like codes for MAPAPALGALLGLLGLLGTPGGATKVLHSLRYLNMVVSEPGPGVPQFVVMRFLDGIPFWRYDSERGRVEPLTPWMEKGPEPGYWDGLTESCKREQHTEAIDLEKLRVRYNQSRGLHTVQRVYGCDLLSDGSSPGFFQEGYDGRDFISFEPGSQSFMVADGAAQVTRRLQNSDGFPVEHWTNYLKHICPEELRKYIGYGREALEHKEPPDVHVSGKEEFGTLILSCHAYGFYPRPIAVSWMKGDEIRDQETEWGGVVPNSDGTFHTWARIEVQPEEREQYRCRVEHSGMPEPGIFTWEPESGGNLTLVVTVFVIAAIVILVLLVGFIIWKLQSGRRQNHGYSPPAGIDMGTSGSTAVQITA; via the exons TCCTCCACTCCCTGCGGTACCTGAACATGGTGGTGTCAGAGCCGGGCCCGGGGGTCCCCCAGTTTGTGGTCATGAGGTTTCTGGATGGGATCCCCTTCTGGCGTTACGACAGCGAGCGGGGCCGGGTGGAGCCGCTGACGCCGTGGATGGAGAAGGGACCCGAGCCGGGATATTGGGATGGCCTGACTGAGAGCTGCAAGAGGGAGCAGCACACCGAGGCCATTGACCTGGAGAAGCTGCGGGTCCGGTACAACCAGAGCAGGG GTCTCCACACAGTGCAGCGGGTTTATGGCTGTGACCTCCTGTCCGACGGGAGCAGCCCTGGATTCTTTCAGGAAGGCTACGACGGGCGGGATTTCATCTCCTTTGAGCCGGGATCCCAGAGCTTCATGGTGGCCGATGGCGCTGCCCAGGTCACCAGGAGGCTCCAGAATAGTGACGGGTTCCCGGTGGAGCATTGGACGAATTACCTGAAGCACATCTGCCCAGAAGAGCTCCGGAAATACATTGGATATGGGCGGGAGGCACTGGAGCACAAAG AGCCCCCCGATGTCCACGTGTCCGGAAAAGAGGAATTTGGGACGCTGATCTTGTCCTGCCACGCCTACGGATTCTACCCCAGGCCCATCGCAGTCAGCTGGATGAAGGGGGATGAAATCCGGGATCAGGAGACGGAGTGGGGCGGGGTCGTTCCCAACAGCGATGGCACCTTCCACACCTGGGCCAGGATCGAGGTGCAGCCAGAGGAGCGGGAGCAGTACCGGTGCCGGGTGGAGCATTCTGGAATGCCGGAGCCCGGGATCTTCACCTGGG AGCCAGAATCCGGCGGGAATCTCACCCTGGTGGTCACTGTGTTCGTCATCGCTGCCATCGTCATCCTCGTTCTCCTTGTCGGATTCATCATCTGGAAGCTCCAATCCG GGAGGAGGCAGAACCATGGATACAGCCCGCCAGCCG GAATAGACATGGGAACCAGCGGCTCGACTGCAG TACAAATCACCGCCTGA